A segment of the candidate division KSB1 bacterium genome:
GAACCACCGATATATTTGAATCGAAACTAGTCGAAAAATTGGGACCCATTGAAGATGTCGAAAAATATGGCAAACTTGCTGTTTTGCCGCATCCCTATGGCGTGGATTTAAGACTCTGTGTGACGGGAAAAGAAATAAGTGATTCAAAATTGAAAATCGATCAAGCCATCGAATTAATTCGAGAAAGAATCGATCCATACATTTACGAAATCGGTTCACGTTCCCTGGAAGAAGTAATTGCTGAACAATTAGTAGAAAAAGGAAGAACAGTTGCAGTTGCCGAATCCTGCACCGGGGGACTTCTCGCCAACCTTTTTACCAATATACCCGGCAGCTCGGCATATTTCTTAGGAGGTGTAATTGCATATGATAATTCAGTTAAGACCAATCTGCTCGGCATCAAAAATTCTGTAATAGAAGAATATGGTGCGGTGAGTGAAGTGGTCGCTCGGGAAATGGCTATAGGTATGCAGAATCTGGTTAATTCGGATTTTGTTTTGGCCACGACAGGCATAGCAGGACCAACCGGTGAAACCGAAGATAAACAGGTTGGATTGGTTTATATTGCCATCGTTGAAGGTGATGACGTAATCGTTAAAAAATTTGTTTTTCACCGCAGCCGGTTAATCAATAAATCTCGATTTGCCTATGCAGCACTAAACCTTTTGCGAAAGAGATTACTAGACGCTTAATTCCTTGTAGATATTTCCAGCTTATCTTCTCATATTTTTTGCATTTTGTGGTTTAAAGAACTATTTTACATTACTGTCATGGACATGATTCGAACTTTTGTTGCGATCTCAATTTCGGATGAAGCGCGATCAGCGATTTTTTTTCTGATCGATAAATTGAAAAAAATAGAAAGTAGTATTCGTTGGGTTGATCCTTCAAATTTACATTTAACCCTCAAGTTCATTGGTGAGATTGAAAAAAACAGACAGAAAAATTTAGTGGAGGCTTTAGATTTAAGTGTGAAAGACATTTCTGCTTTTCAATATGAGCTTTCAGGAAAAGGATGTTTTCCAAATTGTAAACAGTCCAGGGTTTTGTGGATCGGCGTTAATGATTTAAAAGAAAAGATGAGTGCCTTGCAAAAACAAATAGATAACAATTTTTACT
Coding sequences within it:
- a CDS encoding competence/damage-inducible protein A, which produces MIAEIISIGDELLNGTKLNTNANWLADRLLRLGIQISWISTIGDDKESIKMALSQSKVRSQIVLLTGGLGPTHDDITKECVAEFYQTDLVRDESIERHIINLFAKRGKPMPEINLQQAMVPKGATVLSNEIGTAPGIYFDQEGIHCFVLPGVPAEMRKMTEDSVIPILKEQFGGLRSTVRYETIRTTDIFESKLVEKLGPIEDVEKYGKLAVLPHPYGVDLRLCVTGKEISDSKLKIDQAIELIRERIDPYIYEIGSRSLEEVIAEQLVEKGRTVAVAESCTGGLLANLFTNIPGSSAYFLGGVIAYDNSVKTNLLGIKNSVIEEYGAVSEVVAREMAIGMQNLVNSDFVLATTGIAGPTGETEDKQVGLVYIAIVEGDDVIVKKFVFHRSRLINKSRFAYAALNLLRKRLLDA
- the thpR gene encoding RNA 2',3'-cyclic phosphodiesterase, yielding MIRTFVAISISDEARSAIFFLIDKLKKIESSIRWVDPSNLHLTLKFIGEIEKNRQKNLVEALDLSVKDISAFQYELSGKGCFPNCKQSRVLWIGVNDLKEKMSALQKQIDNNFYSVQIPRENRNFKPHLTIGRVKQNRKPGTILSKFEQFQLGEFVVDVGEVYLMKSELLPTGAKYSILHSASLTASNSEFMDKS